Genomic window (Escherichia fergusonii ATCC 35469):
TTGATATCCGGTGGGCGTGGTGGAGTACCGGAAATAGGTTGCATCATCACTTATCCTTAAATCATAAATCTTCGTAAGTATGCCTGACGGCGAGATTATGGCACACTTGCCCGGTTAACTCTCGTTCTCAAACAGGTAACACAAACGTGAAAATCCTTGTTGATGAAAATATGCCTTATGCCCGCGAATTATTTAGTCGCCTGGGGGAAGTGAAAGCAGTTCCTGGCCGCCCGATTCCCGTCGCTCAACTGGCAGACGCGGATGCGCTGATGGTGCGTTCGGTCACCAAAGTGAATGAATCTTTGCTGGCAGGAAAACCCATTAAATTTGTTGGCACTGCCACAGCGGGGACCGACCATGTCGATGAAGCATGGTTAAAGCAGGCGGGAATTGGTTTTTCCGCAGCACCTGGCTGTAATGCGATTGCGGTGGTGGAATATGTTTTCTCCTCACTGCTGATGCTTGCTGAACGCGATGGATTTTCACTGCATGAGCGTACCGTGGGGATCGTGGGCGTTGGTAACGTTGGTCGGCGTTTACAGGCACGACTGGAAGCGCTGGGGATCAAAACCTTGCTTTGCGATCCGCCGCGTGCCGATCGTGGGGATGAGGGCGATTTCCGTTCGTTGGATGAATTAGTCCAGCATGCGGATATCCTGACATTCCATACGCCACTCTTTAAAGATGGACCGTACAAAACGCTACATCTGGCGGATGAAAAACTGATCCGCAGCCTGAAGCCGGGAGCGATCTTGATTAACGCCTGCCGTGGCGCAGTCGTCGATAATACTGCCCTGTTGACCTGTCTGAATGAAGGGCAGAAGTTAAGCGTAGTGCTGGATGTCTGGGAAGGCGAACCGGAACTCAACGTAGAATTGCTGAAAAAAGTGGATATCGGCACGCCGCATATTGCGGGTTACACCCTCGAAGGTAAAGCCCGTGGCACGACGCAAGTGTTTGAAGCCTATAGCAAGTTTATTGGGCATGAACAACACGTTGCGCTGGATACGTTGCTACCCGCACCAGAGTTTGGTCGCATTACGCTGCATGGTCTGCTCGATCAACCGACGCTGAAAAGGCTGGTGCATTTGGTGTATGATGTGCGCCGCGATGACGCACCGCTGCGTAAAGTCGCCGGAATACCGGGTGAGTTCGATAAACTGCGCAAAAACTATCTTGAGCGCCGTGAATGGTCATCTCTGTATGTGATTTGTGATGACGCCAGTGCGGCATCATTGCTGTGTAAACTGGGTTTTAACGCCGTTCATCATCCGGCACGTTAATCTCTTCTTCATGCTCTCTGCTGTAACATTGGCAGAGAGCTTTGCTATTTCTGGAGTAAACCACCATGTCTGAAGGCTGGAACATTGCCGTCCTGGGCGCAACTGGCGCTGTGGGCGAAGCCCTGCTTGAAACGCTGGCTGAACGTCAGTTCCCGGTTGGGGAAATTTATGCACTGGCACGTAACGAAAGCGCAGGCGAACAACTGCGCTTTGGTGGTAAGACAATCACCGTGCAAGATGCCGCTGAATTCGACTGGACGCAGGCGCAACTGGCGTTTTTTGTCGCAGGCAAAGAAGCCACCGCTGCCTGGATTGAAGAAGCGACCAACTCAGGTTGCCTGGTGATCGACAGCAGCGGATTGTTTGCTCTCGAACCTGACGTACCGCTGGTGGTGCCGGAAGTTAACCCGTTTGTACTGACCGATTACCGCAACCGAAATGTCATCGCCGTACCGGACAGCCTGACCAGCCAGTTGTTGGCAGCACTGAAACCGTTAATCGATCAGGGCGGTTTGTCACGTATCAGCGTCACCAGCCTGATTTCTGCCTCCGCCCAGGGTAAAAAAGCGGTCGATGCGTTAGCAGGGCAGAGCGCGAAACTGTTGAACGGCATTCCGATTGATGAAGAGGATTTCTTTGGTCGTCAGCTGGCGTTCAACATGCTGCCGTTACTGCCGGATAGCGAAGGTAGCGTGCGTGAAGAACGTCGTATCGTTGACGAAGTACGCAAAATCCTGCAAGACGAAGGGCTGATGATTTCGGCAAGTGTTGTTCAGGCACCGGTATTTTACGGTCATGCCCAGATGGTCAACTTTGAAGCTCTACGTCCGCTGGCGGCAGAAGAAGCGCGTGATGCGTTTGCTCAAGGCGAAGATATTGTGCTCTCTGAAGAGAACGAATTCCCGACGCAGGTGGGGGATGCTTCTGGTACGCCGCATCTTTCCGTTGGCTGCGTACGTAATGACTACGGTATGCCGGAACAAGTCCAGTTCTGGTCGGTGGCCGATAACGTTCGCTTTGGCGGCGCGCTGATGGCAGTAAAAATCGCCGAGAAACTGGTGCAGGAGTATCTGTACTAATGTCCGACCAGCAACAACCGCCAGTTTATAAAATTGCGCTGGGCATTGAGTACGACGGCAGTAGGTATTACGGCTGGCAACGGCAGAATGAAGTACGCAGTGTGCAGGAGAAGCTGGAAAAGGCGCTCTCCCAGGTGGCGAACGAACCCATCACCGTCTTCTGCGCCGGACGTACTGACGCAGGCGTACACGGTACAGGGCAGGTTGTGCATTTCGAAACGACCGCGCAGCGCAAAGACGCTGCGTGGACGTTGGGCGTAAATGCGAATTTACCTGGTGACATCGCCGTGCGTTGGGTTAAAGCTGTACCTGATGATTTTCATGCCCGATTTAGCGCCACGGCTCGCCGTTATCGCTACATCATCTACAATCATCGGCTGCGTCCGGCAGTGCTGAGTAAAGGGGTAACCCATTTTTACGAACCGCTGGACGCTGAACGGATGCATCGGGCCGCGCAATGCCTGCTGGGCGAGAATGATTTCACCTCGTTCCGTGCGGTGCAGTGCCAGTCCCGAACCCCGTGGCGCAATGTTATGCATATTAACGTCACGCGTCACGGTCCTTATGTGGTGGTAGATATCAAAGCAAATGCCTTTGTACATCATATGGTCAGGAATATTGTCGGCAGCCTGATGGAAGTCGGTGCCAACAACCAGCCGGAGAGCTGGATAGCAGAACTGCTGGCAGCAAAGGACAGAACGCTGGCGGCAGCAACGGCAAAAGCGGAAGGACTATATCTGGTTGCGGTGGATTACCCTGACCGGTTTGATCTTCCAAAACCGCCAATGGGCCCGCTATTTCTGGCGGACTAACGAGAATAATGCTCGGAACATTTCAGGCTGTAGCCAACGTAGTTACAGCCTGAAAGATGACGAGTACAAGGCATAGGCTAATATGGACCTGATTTATTTCCTCATCGATTTTATCCTGCACATTGACGTGCATCTGGCAGAACTGGTCGCAGAGTATGGCGTCTGGGTTTATGCGATTTTGTTCTTAATTTTGTTTTGTGAAACCGGTCTGGTGGTAACGCCGTTTTTACCGGGTGATTCATTGCTGTTTGTTGCTGGTGCGTTGGCATCACTGGAAACCAACGATCTCAACGTCCATATGATGGTGGTGCTGATGCTGATCGCCGCGATTGTGGGTGACGCAGTGAACTACACCATTGGACGGTTATTTGGTGACAAACTGTTCAGTAATCCGGATTCGAAAATCTTTCGTCGCAGTTATCTTGATAAGACTCATCAGTTTTACGAGAGACATGGCGGCAAAACGATTATTCTCGCCCGTTTTGTACCGATCGTCAGAACGTTCGCGCCGTTCGTTGCGGGAATGGGCCACATGTCGTATCGTCATTTCGCCGCTTTTAACGTCATCGGCGCGTTGCTATGGGTACTGATTTTTACCTACGCGGGTTATTTCTTCGGAACGCTCCCCTTCATTCAGAGCAACCTTAAACTGATGATTGTTGGCATTATTTTTGTTTCAATATTGCCAGGTGTCTTCGAATTTATCCGTCACAAACGCGCTGCGGCACGCGCCGCAAAATAAAAAGTAACTCCGCGGTTCGACCACTTTTTTATCCAAAGTTTCGGGCTGTTATGTTTTAATGTGCAACATTCATGGTCTGTTGGGGGCAAAAATGGCATTATGCGTCCCCAAAGATAAAACTGGCATCGAACCAGGTTCAGACAGAAAGGTCCCTAATGAGCTGGATTGAACGAATTAAAAGCAACATTACTCCCACCCGCAAGGCGAGCATTCCTGAAGGGGTGTGGACTAAGTGTGATAGCTGCGGTCAGGTTTTATACCGCGCTGAGCTGGAACGTAATCTTGAGGTCTGTCCGAAGTGTGACCATCACATGCGTATGACAGCGCGTAATCGCCTGCATAGCCTGTTAGATGAAGGAAGCCTTGTGGAGCTGGGTAGCGAGCTTGAGCCGAAAGATGTGCTGAAGTTTCGTGACTCCAAGAAGTATAAAGACCGTCTGGCTTCTGCGCAGAAAGAAACCGGCGAAAAAGATGCGCTGGTGGTGATGAAAGGCACCCTGTATGGAATGCCGGTTGTCGCTGCGGCATTCGAGTTCGCCTTTATGGGCGGTTCCATGGGGTCTGTGGTAGGTGCACGTTTCGTACGTGCTGTTGAGCAGGCGCTGGAAGATAACTGCCCCCTGATCTGCTTCTCCGCCTCTGGTGGCGCACGTATGCAGGAAGCACTAATGTCGCTGATGCAGATGGCGAAAACCTCTGCGGCGCTGGCAAAAATGCAGGAGCGCGGCTTGCCGTACATCTCCGTGCTGACCGACCCGACCATGGGCGGTGTTTCTGCAAGTTTCGCCATGCTGGGCGATCTCAACATTGCTGAACCGAAAGCGTTAATCGGCTTTGCCGGTCCGCGTGTTATCGAACAGACCGTTCGCGAAAAACTGCCGCCAGGATTCCAGCGCAGTGAATTCCTGATCGAGAAAGGTGCGATCGACATGATCGTCCGTCGTCCGGAAATGCGCCTGAAACTGGCGAGCATTCTGGCGAAGTTGATGAATTTGCCAGCGCCGAATCCTGAAGCGCCGCGTGAAGGCGTAGTGGTGCCACCGGTACCGGATCAGGAACCTGAGGCCTGATAACTGATAAGGGCAGGGCCACTGGCTCTGCCCTTTTGCTATTCTCACCGTAACGAATCAGCGGATACCATGATTATCAAACGCACTCCTCAAGCCGCGTCGCCTCTGGCTTCGTGGCTTTCTTATCTGGAAAACCTGCACAGTAAAACTATCGATCTTGGCCTTGAGCGCGTAAGTCAGGTCGCGGCACGTCTTGGCGTTCTGAAACCAGCGCCATTTGTATTTACCGTTGCGGGTACGAATGGCAAAGGCACCACCTGCCGTACGCTGGAGTCGATTCTGATGGCGGCAGGGTACAAAGTGGGCGTCTACAGTTCGCCGCATCTGGTGCGTTATACCGAGCGCGTTCGTGTGCAGGGCCAGGAATTGCCGGAATCGGCCCACACAGCCTCTTTTGCGGAGATTGAATCGGCACGCGGTGATATTTCCCTGACCTATTTCGAGTACGGTACGCTGTCGGCGTTGTGGCTGTTCAAACAGGCACAACTAGACGTGGTGATCCTGGAAGTAGGGCTGGGCGGACGTCTGGATGCAACCAATATTGTCGATGCTGATGTTGCGGTGGTGACCAGCATTGCGCTGGATCATACCGACTGGTTGGGGCCAGATCGCGAAAGCATTGGTCGTGAGAAAGCAGGGATTTTCCGCAATGAAAAACCGGCAATTGTCGGAGAGCCTGAAATGCCTTCTACCATTGCTGATGTGGCGCAGGAAAAAGGCGCACTGCTACAACGTCGGGGCATTGAGTGGAATTATTCCGTCAGCGACAATGACTGGACGTTTAGCGATGCTTACGGCACGCTGGAAAATCTGCCGTTGCCGCTTGTCCCGCAACCGAATGCCGCAACGGCGCTGGCGGCACTGCGTGCCAGCGGGCTGGAGGTCAGTGAAAATGCCATTCGCGACGGGATTGCCAGCGCAATTTTGCCAGGACGTTTCCAGATTGTGAGCGAGTCGCCACGCGTTATTTTTGATGTCGCGCATAATCCACATGCGGCGGAATATCTCACCGGGCGTATGAAAGCGTTACCGAAAAACGGGCGCGTGCTGGCGGTTATCGGTATGCTACATGATAAAGATATTGCCGGAACTCTGGCCTGGTTGAAAAGCGTGGTTGATGACTGGTATTGTGCGCCACTGGAAGGGCCGCGCGGTGCCACGGCAGAACAACTGCTTGAGCATTTGGGTAACGGCAAATCATTTGATAGCGTGGCGCAGGCATGGGATGCCGCAATGGCGGACGCTAAAGCGGAAGATACCGTGCTGGTGTGTGGTTCGTTCCACACGGTCGCACATGTCATGGAAGTGATTGACGCGAGGAGAAGCGGTGGCAAGTAAGTTTCAGAATCGGTTAGTGGGTACGATCGTGCTGGTGGCGCTGGGGGTGATTGTACTTCCAGGGTTGCTGGACGGGCAGAAAAAACATTATCAGGATGAGTTCGCGGCTATCCCGCTGGTGCCAAAAGCGGGCGATCGCGATGAGCCTGATATGATGCCAGCCGCCACCCAGGCGCTGCCGACGCAGCCGCCGGAAGGCGCAGCGGAAGAGGTGCGGGCAGGTGATGCTGCCGCGCCGTCGCTCGATCCGGCCACTATTGCAGCCAATAACACCGAGTTTGAACCGGAACCTGCACCGGTCATCCCACCGAAGCCGAAACCGGTGGAGCCGCCTAAGCCGAAGGTTGAAGCACCACCTGCGCCGAAGCCGGTCGTGGAAGAAAAAGCCGCCCCGACGGGTAAAGCCTATGTTGTACAACTGGGGGCACTGAAAAATGCCGATAAAGTGAATGAGATTGTCGGTAAGCTGCGCGGTGCCGGTTATCGGGTTTATACGTCGCCATCCACGCCAGTGCAGGGTAAAATTACCCGTATTCTGGTTGGGCCGGATGCCTCGAAAGATAAGCTGAAAGGTTCGCTGGGTGAGTTGAAGCAACTTTCTGGCTTAAGCGGCGTGGTAATGGGTTATACACCGAATTAATACGGTCTTGTCTGATGCGACGCTGGCGCGTCTTATCAGTCCTACGCAGGAGTAGAACCGTAGGTCGGATAAGGCGTTTACGCCGCATCCGACACGCATTGTCCGATGCCGCAAAGGCATAAAAAGTCGATGGCGTTGAATATTTTTTCAGCGCCATTTTTATTGATGCGCGGGAAGGAAATCCCTACGCAAACGTTTTCTTTTTCTGTTAGAATGCGCCCCGAACAGGATGACAGGGCGTAAAATCGTGGGACACATATGGTCTGGATTGATTACGCCATAATCGCGGTGATTGCTTTTTCTTCTCTGGTTAGCCTGATCCGCGGCTTTGTTCGTGAAGCGTTATCGCTGGTGACATGGGGTTGTGCTTTCTTTGTTGCCAGTCATTACTACACTTACCTGTCAGCCTGGTTTACGGGCTTTGAAGACGAACTGGTTCGAAATGGGATTGCCATTGCGGTACTGTTTATCGCTACCCTGATCGTTGGTGCTATCGTGAACTTCGTGATAGGCCAGCTGGTAGAGAAAACGGGGTTGTCAGGCACCGATCGGGTGCTGGGCGTCTGTTTCGGTGCGTTGCGCGGTGTGTTGATTGTTGCTGCCATTCTCTTCTTTCTCGACTCCTTTACCGGGGTGTCGAAAAGCGAAGACTGGAGCAAATCACAGCTGATCCCGCAGTTCAGTTTTATCATCAGATGGTTTTTTGATTATCTGCAAAGCTCGTCAAGTTTCTTGCCCAGAGCGTAAGTGCTCTGAGATGTGGCTTAACGAGGAAAAAGACGTATGTGCGGTATTGTCGGTATCGCCGGTGTTATGCCGGTTAACCAGTCGATTTATGATGCCTTAACGGTGCTTCAGCATCGCGGTCAGGATGCCGCCGGCATCATCACCATTGATGCCAATAACTGCTTCCGTTTGCGTAAAGCGAACGGGCTGGTGAGCGATGTATTTGAAGCTCGCCATATGCAGCGTTTGCAGGGCAATATGGGCATTGGTCATGTGCGTTACCCCACGGCTGGTAGCTCCAGCGCCTCTGAAGCGCAGCCGTTTTACGTTAACTCCCCGTATGGCATTACTCTTGCCCACAACGGCAATCTGACCAACGCTCACGAGTTGCGTAAAAAACTGTTTGAAGAAAAACGCCGCCACATCAACACCACTTCCGACTCGGAAATTCTGCTTAATATCTTCGCCAGCGAGCTGGACAACTTCCGCCACTACCCACTGGAAGCCGACAACATCTTCGCCGCCATCGCCGCTACAAACCGCTTAATCCGCGGTGCGTATGCCTGTGTGGCGATGATTATCGGCCACGGTATGGTTGCTTTCCGCGATCCTAACGGTATTCGTCCGCTGGTACTGGGGAAACGTGATATTGACGAGAACCGCACAGAATATATGGTCGCTTCCGAAAGCGTTGCGCTCGATACGCTGGGCTTTGAGTTCCTGCGTGATGTCGCCCCAGGCGAGGCGATTTACATCACTGAAGAAGGGCAGTTGTTTACCCGTCAGTGCGCTGACAACCCGGTCAGCAATCCGTGCCTGTTCGAGTATGTTTACTTTGCCCGACCAGACTCGTTCATCGACAAAATTTCCGTTTACAGCGCGCGTGTGAATATGGGCACCAAGCTGGGCGAGAAAATTGCTCGCGAATGGGAAGATCTGGATATCGACGTGGTGATCCCAATTCCGGAAACCTCTTGTGATATCGCGCTGGAAATTGCTCGTATTCTGGGCAAACCGTACCGCCAGGGCTTTGTGAAAAACCGCTATGTTGGCCGCACCTTCATTATGCCGGGTCAGCAGCTGCGTCGTAAGTCCGTGCGCCGTAAACTGAACGCCAACCGCGCTGAATTCCGTGATAAAAACGTCCTGCTGGTCGACGACTCCATCGTCCGTGGCACCACTTCTGAGCAGATTATCGAGATGGCGCGTGAAGCCGGAGCGAAGAAAGTTTACCTCGCTTCTGCGGCACCGGAAATTCGCTTCCCGAACGTTTACGGGATTGATATGCCAAGCGCCACGGAGCTTATCGCCCACGGTCGTGAAGTGGATGAAATTCGCCAGATCATCGGTGCTGATGGTTTGATTTTCCAGGATCTGAATGATCTGATCGAAGCTGTTCGCGCTGAAAACCCGGATATCCAGCAGTTTGAATGCTCGGTGTTCAACGGCGTTTACGTCACCAAAGATGTTGATCAGGGCTACCTCGATTTCCTTGATACTTTACGTAATGACGACGCCAAAGCCGTGCAACGTCAGAACGAAGTGGAAAATCTCGAAATGCATAACGAAGGATAATGACTTCGCTCAGGGTGCCGGTCTGGCACCCTGACTTGCAACTCCTGCCGAAATCCTGCAAAGTCTGCCTGCAAGTCTGACAGGGCAACTATTTATGAAACGACTCATTGTGGGCATCAGCGGTGCCAGCGGCGCGATTTATGGCGTGCGTTTATTACAGGTTCTGCGCGATGTCACAGATATCGAAACGCATCTGGTAATGAGCCAGGCGGCGCGCCAGACCTTATCCCTTGAAACGGATTTCTCCCTGCGTGATGTGCAGGCATTAGCCGATGTCACGCACGATGCGCGCGATATTGCCGCCAGCATCTCTTCCGGTTCTTTCCAGACGTTGGGGATGGTGATTTTACCCTGTTCAATCAAAACCCTGTCCGGCATTGTGCATAGCTATACGGATGGCTTACTGACCCGTGCAGCAGACGTGGTGCTGAAAGAGCGTCGCCCTCTGGTGCTCTGCGTACGTGAAACACCGCTGCACTTAGGCCACCTGCGTTTAATGACTCAGGCGGCGGAAATCGGTGCGGTAATTATGCCTCCCGTTCCGGCATTTTATCATCGCCCACAATCCCTTGATGATGTGATAAATCAGACGGTTAACCGTGTTCTTGACCAGTTTGCGATAAATCTACCCGAAGATCTCTTTGCCCGCTGGCAGGGCGCATAACTCCACTGTTGCCCTGTTTCAGGGCAATTTTGCAACCGCGATCAAATCCTCAACATTTTGTTCCTGCCATTCAATCTAAACGCTGCGATCCAACCGCCATACCTGCTATCTTCAACTTCAGGACAATAATGCAACGTCTTATTAACATATTTAACGTTGAATGTTACTGTTGTCGTCAAGATGGCATAAGACCTGCATGAACGAGCCTGCAAACACACAACACAATACACAACATAAAAAAGCCATTTCACTTGAGGGTTATGTATGAAGAAGTCGATTCTCGCTCTGTCTTTGTTAGTCGGGATTTCCGCAGCAGCTTCCAGCTACGCGGCGCTGCCGGAGACGGTACGTATCGGAACGGATACCACCTATGCACCGTTCTCATCGAAAGATGCCAAAGGTGATTTTGTTGGCTTTGATATCGATCTCGGTAACGAGATGTGCAAACGGATGCAGGTAAAATGTACCTGGGTTGCCAGTGACTTTGACGCGCTGATCCCCTCACTGAAAGCGAAAAAGATCGACGCCATTATTTCGTCGCTCTCCATTACCGATAAACGTCAGCAGGAGATTGCCTTCTCCGACAAACTGTACGCCGCTGACTCTCGTCTGATTGCCGCCAAAGGTTCGCCGATTCAGCCAACGCTGGATTCACTGAAAGGTAAACATGTGGGTGTGCTGCAGGGATCAACCCAGGAAGCTTACGCTAACGAGACCTGGCGTAGCAAAGGCGTGGATGTGGTGGCCTATGCCAACCAGGATTTGGTCTATTCCGATCTGGCTGCAGGACGTCTGGATGCCGCACTGCAGGATGAAGTGGCGGCCAGCGAAGGTTTCCTCAAGCAACCAGCCGGTAAAGAGTTCGCTTTTGCTGGCTCATCAGTGAAAGACAAAAAATACTTCGGTGACGGCACCGGTGTAGGGCTACGTAAAGATGATGCTGAACTGACGGCTGCGTTTAATAAGGCGCTTGGCGAGCTGCGTCAGGATGGCACCTACGACAAGATGGCGAAAAAGTATTTCGACTTTAATGTCTACGGCGATTAATACGCCATGGGAAAAATGCACCAGCTGAGTAATCCAGACTGGTGCAATTCAGATTCTTTGCACTACGATGGTGCAATTAAATGCATACTTAAGCATGTTTAATGCAAAATAATCCGGTCTGCAGGGCAGAAAGTTTTGCCATATTGACCAGTTTAATGGCACGATAACTACGCGATAATCTGAATATATTCCCTATAAAAAGACAGTCAGTTGAGGACAGTTATGAAAAAGTTGGTGTTGTCTCTTTCTCTGGTTCTTGCATTCTCCAGCGTTACGGCGGCCTTTGCGGCTATTCCGCAAAATATTCGCATCGGTACTGACCCGACTTATGCACCGTTTGAATCAAAGAATTCACAGGGTGAATTGGTTGGCTTTGATATCGATCTGGCAAAGGAATTATGCAAACGCATCAATACGCAATGTACGTTTGTCGAAAACCCGCTGGATGCGTTAATCCCGTCCTTAAAAGCGAAGAAGATTGACGCCATCATGTCATCGCTTTCCATTACGGAAAAACGTCAACAGGAAATTGCCTTCACCGACAAACTGTACGCTGCCGACTCTCGTCTGGTAGTGGCGAAAAATTCCGACATTCAGCCGACAGTCGAGTCGCTGAAAGGCAAGCGCGTAGGCGTATTGCAGGGCACCACCCAGGAGACGTTCGGTAACGAACACTGGGCACCAAAAGGCATTGAAATCGTCTCTTATCAGGGGCAGGACAACATTTATTCTGACCTGACTGCCGGACGTATTGATGCCGCATTCCAGGATGAGGTCGCTGCCAGCGAAGGTTTCCTCAAACAACCCGTTGGTAAAGATTACAAATTCGGTGGTCCGTCTGTTAAAGATGAAAAACTGTTTGGCGTAGGGACCGGCATGGGCCTGCGTAAAGAAGATAACGAACTGCGCGAGGCACTGAACAAAGCCTTTGCCGAAATGCGCGCTGACGGTACTTACGAGAAATTAGCGAAAAAGTACTTCGATTTTGATGTTTATGGTGGTTAATCGCCATCGGTGAAAGAAAGCCCGCTCCCTTCGGGTAACCGGAGGGAGACAAGAGGCGGTAATTCACCACACACGACAGGACAGGCAGCATGTTGTATGGGTTTTCAGGTGTTATTTTACAGGGTGCGCTCGTCACGCTGGAGCTGGCGATCAGCTCTGTAGTGCTCGCTGTAATCATCGGTTTAATTGGCGCTGGCGGTAAGCTCTCGCAAAATCGGTTTTCGGGGCTCATTTTTGAAGGGTATACCACGCTGATTCGTGGCGTGCCGGATTTAGTGTTGATGCTGCTGATTTTCTACGGTTTGCAGATTGCACTAAACACGGTGACGGAGGCGATGGGCGTCGGGCAGATTGATATTGATCCGATGGTCGCAGGTATTATCACTCTCGGTTTTATCTACGGTGCTTACTTCACCGAAACGTTCCGTGGCGCGTTTATGGCAGTGCCGAAAGGGCATATAGAGGCGGCGACGGCGTTCGGTTTTACTCGTGGGCAAGTGTTTCGGCGGATCATGTTTCCGGCGATGATGCGTTACGCCCTGCCAGGCATTGGCAACAACTGGCAGGTGATCCTCAAATCTACCGCTCTGGTTTCGTTACTTGGCCTGGAAGATGTGGTCAAAGCCACGCAGCTGGCAGGCAAAAGTACCTGGGAACCGTTCTATTTCGCCATCGTCTGTGGCGTGATTTACCTGGTTTTCACCACCGTTTCCAATGGTGTGCTGCTGTTCCTTGAGCGCCGCTACTCCGTGGGTGTGAAGAGGGCTGACCTGTGATCGAAATCTTACATGAATACTGGAAACCACTGCTGTGGACCGACGGTTATCGCTTTACCGGCGTGGCAATCACCCTGTGGCTGCTGATTTTGTCGGTTGTGATAGGTGGAGTTCTGGCGCTGTTTCTGGCGATTGGTCGCGTCTCCAGCAATAAATACATCCAGTTTCCAATCTGGTTATTTACTTATATTTTTCGCGGTACAC
Coding sequences:
- a CDS encoding DedA family protein; translated protein: MDLIYFLIDFILHIDVHLAELVAEYGVWVYAILFLILFCETGLVVTPFLPGDSLLFVAGALASLETNDLNVHMMVVLMLIAAIVGDAVNYTIGRLFGDKLFSNPDSKIFRRSYLDKTHQFYERHGGKTIILARFVPIVRTFAPFVAGMGHMSYRHFAAFNVIGALLWVLIFTYAGYFFGTLPFIQSNLKLMIVGIIFVSILPGVFEFIRHKRAAARAAK
- the dedD gene encoding cell division protein DedD; amino-acid sequence: MASKFQNRLVGTIVLVALGVIVLPGLLDGQKKHYQDEFAAIPLVPKAGDRDEPDMMPAATQALPTQPPEGAAEEVRAGDAAAPSLDPATIAANNTEFEPEPAPVIPPKPKPVEPPKPKVEAPPAPKPVVEEKAAPTGKAYVVQLGALKNADKVNEIVGKLRGAGYRVYTSPSTPVQGKITRILVGPDASKDKLKGSLGELKQLSGLSGVVMGYTPN
- the cvpA gene encoding colicin V production protein — translated: MVWIDYAIIAVIAFSSLVSLIRGFVREALSLVTWGCAFFVASHYYTYLSAWFTGFEDELVRNGIAIAVLFIATLIVGAIVNFVIGQLVEKTGLSGTDRVLGVCFGALRGVLIVAAILFFLDSFTGVSKSEDWSKSQLIPQFSFIIRWFFDYLQSSSSFLPRA
- a CDS encoding aspartate-semialdehyde dehydrogenase codes for the protein MSEGWNIAVLGATGAVGEALLETLAERQFPVGEIYALARNESAGEQLRFGGKTITVQDAAEFDWTQAQLAFFVAGKEATAAWIEEATNSGCLVIDSSGLFALEPDVPLVVPEVNPFVLTDYRNRNVIAVPDSLTSQLLAALKPLIDQGGLSRISVTSLISASAQGKKAVDALAGQSAKLLNGIPIDEEDFFGRQLAFNMLPLLPDSEGSVREERRIVDEVRKILQDEGLMISASVVQAPVFYGHAQMVNFEALRPLAAEEARDAFAQGEDIVLSEENEFPTQVGDASGTPHLSVGCVRNDYGMPEQVQFWSVADNVRFGGALMAVKIAEKLVQEYLY
- the pdxB gene encoding 4-phosphoerythronate dehydrogenase PdxB, translating into MKILVDENMPYARELFSRLGEVKAVPGRPIPVAQLADADALMVRSVTKVNESLLAGKPIKFVGTATAGTDHVDEAWLKQAGIGFSAAPGCNAIAVVEYVFSSLLMLAERDGFSLHERTVGIVGVGNVGRRLQARLEALGIKTLLCDPPRADRGDEGDFRSLDELVQHADILTFHTPLFKDGPYKTLHLADEKLIRSLKPGAILINACRGAVVDNTALLTCLNEGQKLSVVLDVWEGEPELNVELLKKVDIGTPHIAGYTLEGKARGTTQVFEAYSKFIGHEQHVALDTLLPAPEFGRITLHGLLDQPTLKRLVHLVYDVRRDDAPLRKVAGIPGEFDKLRKNYLERREWSSLYVICDDASAASLLCKLGFNAVHHPAR
- the accD gene encoding acetyl-CoA carboxylase, carboxyltransferase subunit beta; this translates as MSWIERIKSNITPTRKASIPEGVWTKCDSCGQVLYRAELERNLEVCPKCDHHMRMTARNRLHSLLDEGSLVELGSELEPKDVLKFRDSKKYKDRLASAQKETGEKDALVVMKGTLYGMPVVAAAFEFAFMGGSMGSVVGARFVRAVEQALEDNCPLICFSASGGARMQEALMSLMQMAKTSAALAKMQERGLPYISVLTDPTMGGVSASFAMLGDLNIAEPKALIGFAGPRVIEQTVREKLPPGFQRSEFLIEKGAIDMIVRRPEMRLKLASILAKLMNLPAPNPEAPREGVVVPPVPDQEPEA
- the folC gene encoding bifunctional tetrahydrofolate synthase/dihydrofolate synthase, with amino-acid sequence MIIKRTPQAASPLASWLSYLENLHSKTIDLGLERVSQVAARLGVLKPAPFVFTVAGTNGKGTTCRTLESILMAAGYKVGVYSSPHLVRYTERVRVQGQELPESAHTASFAEIESARGDISLTYFEYGTLSALWLFKQAQLDVVILEVGLGGRLDATNIVDADVAVVTSIALDHTDWLGPDRESIGREKAGIFRNEKPAIVGEPEMPSTIADVAQEKGALLQRRGIEWNYSVSDNDWTFSDAYGTLENLPLPLVPQPNAATALAALRASGLEVSENAIRDGIASAILPGRFQIVSESPRVIFDVAHNPHAAEYLTGRMKALPKNGRVLAVIGMLHDKDIAGTLAWLKSVVDDWYCAPLEGPRGATAEQLLEHLGNGKSFDSVAQAWDAAMADAKAEDTVLVCGSFHTVAHVMEVIDARRSGGK
- the truA gene encoding tRNA pseudouridine(38-40) synthase TruA, which gives rise to MSDQQQPPVYKIALGIEYDGSRYYGWQRQNEVRSVQEKLEKALSQVANEPITVFCAGRTDAGVHGTGQVVHFETTAQRKDAAWTLGVNANLPGDIAVRWVKAVPDDFHARFSATARRYRYIIYNHRLRPAVLSKGVTHFYEPLDAERMHRAAQCLLGENDFTSFRAVQCQSRTPWRNVMHINVTRHGPYVVVDIKANAFVHHMVRNIVGSLMEVGANNQPESWIAELLAAKDRTLAAATAKAEGLYLVAVDYPDRFDLPKPPMGPLFLAD